Proteins encoded together in one bacterium window:
- the asnB gene encoding asparagine synthase (glutamine-hydrolyzing), protein MCGIAGYGMLSAQGGVIDHSLLVRMHEAIAHRGPDGFGVWIDQQRGMGLAHRRLSIVDLSPAGSQPMLDKYESVAISFNGEIYNHYKLRKELEALGYHYRSNTDTETILYAYQAWGIKCLERLDGMFAFALFDREKNEIYLVRDRLGIKPLYFSLQGGMISFASEIKALWQLPWNKKTISSQALYHYLTFMVTPAPYTFYNDIYKLPAGYYLKVDAHRVVTFHEWYSPITTITPAEHKQFYDEQFCLENIKALLIDSTKKRLMSDVPFGAFLSGGLDSSLNVALMSQSVSKVKTFTVAFADGPESNELVWARQVAAQFGTQHHEVVITEKEAFDFYEKMVYHLDEPLADCVCIPFYYVAKLAHDHGVNVVQVGEGADELFFGYSTYAQYKNLHDRLWRPSQKIVPSFLKKSITSVAKSFFDKHSNYAALMTNWAGNRNLFWGGALAFNEQQKRVLVHDNIFKASVMQEDPVVSKILKGARQEFDSHAIVAFHSNRLKADLPYADFAAKMMYLELKQRLPELLLMRADKMAMATSVEAREPYLDYKLVEFMLHVPTVLKFKDGITKYLLKKIALDYLPPSIVFRKKVGFAAPTVRWFASGNYFPRYFAGLNMQASPLFSDKIKMINSLGTSAPAVRAVQQWVVQNVLALIKGESQ, encoded by the coding sequence ATGTGTGGTATTGCCGGTTATGGAATGCTCAGTGCGCAAGGCGGTGTCATTGATCATTCGTTACTTGTGCGTATGCATGAAGCCATAGCACATCGTGGCCCTGACGGTTTTGGTGTTTGGATAGATCAGCAACGAGGTATGGGGCTTGCTCACCGTCGGCTTTCAATTGTTGACCTGTCGCCTGCTGGTTCTCAGCCGATGCTTGATAAGTATGAAAGTGTTGCTATTTCTTTTAATGGCGAAATTTACAATCATTACAAGTTGCGCAAAGAGCTTGAAGCTCTTGGGTACCATTATCGTTCAAATACTGATACCGAAACAATTTTGTATGCCTACCAAGCGTGGGGTATTAAATGTTTGGAGCGTCTTGATGGTATGTTCGCGTTTGCATTATTTGATCGTGAAAAAAATGAAATATATTTAGTACGTGATCGTTTAGGGATTAAGCCGCTCTATTTTTCTTTGCAGGGCGGCATGATCAGTTTTGCTTCAGAAATTAAAGCGCTTTGGCAGTTGCCATGGAATAAAAAAACGATTAGTTCTCAAGCACTCTATCATTACCTAACTTTTATGGTAACTCCAGCGCCATACACTTTTTATAATGATATTTATAAGCTGCCAGCAGGTTACTATCTCAAGGTTGATGCGCATCGAGTAGTAACGTTTCATGAGTGGTACTCGCCAATAACGACCATCACGCCAGCTGAGCATAAACAGTTTTACGATGAGCAATTTTGTTTAGAAAATATTAAAGCGTTATTAATTGATTCAACAAAAAAACGACTGATGTCGGATGTACCGTTTGGTGCATTTTTGTCAGGCGGGCTTGATTCAAGCTTGAATGTGGCGTTGATGTCACAATCGGTTTCAAAAGTTAAAACGTTTACCGTTGCCTTTGCTGACGGGCCAGAATCTAATGAACTTGTGTGGGCACGTCAAGTTGCTGCACAGTTTGGCACGCAGCATCATGAAGTGGTGATTACGGAAAAAGAAGCGTTCGATTTTTATGAAAAGATGGTGTACCACCTGGACGAGCCGTTAGCTGACTGTGTCTGTATCCCTTTTTATTATGTAGCAAAATTGGCGCACGATCATGGCGTAAATGTGGTGCAGGTGGGTGAGGGTGCTGATGAACTTTTTTTTGGTTACAGCACGTATGCGCAGTATAAAAATTTGCACGATCGCTTGTGGCGGCCATCGCAAAAAATAGTGCCAAGTTTTTTAAAAAAAAGTATTACTTCTGTGGCAAAATCTTTTTTTGATAAACATTCAAATTATGCTGCACTGATGACCAACTGGGCAGGTAACCGGAATCTTTTTTGGGGTGGTGCGCTGGCATTTAATGAGCAACAAAAGCGTGTGCTTGTGCATGACAATATTTTTAAAGCCTCAGTAATGCAAGAAGATCCAGTGGTAAGCAAAATTTTGAAAGGCGCACGGCAAGAGTTTGACAGTCATGCGATCGTTGCTTTTCATAGCAATAGGCTGAAAGCAGACCTTCCATATGCTGATTTTGCTGCCAAAATGATGTATCTGGAGTTGAAGCAGCGATTGCCCGAGTTGTTGCTCATGCGGGCTGATAAAATGGCAATGGCCACCAGTGTTGAGGCGCGAGAGCCCTATCTTGATTATAAACTTGTTGAGTTTATGTTGCATGTACCGACAGTGCTAAAATTTAAAGATGGTATTACGAAATATTTGCTCAAAAAAATAGCGCTTGATTATTTGCCGCCATCAATTGTTTTTCGCAAAAAAGTTGGATTTGCTGCGCCAACGGTTCGTTGGTTTGCTTCCGGCAATTATTTTCCGCGCTATTTTGCCGGCTTGAATATGCAAGCATCGCCATTGTTTTCAGATAAAATAAAAATGATCAATTCATTAGGAACCAGTGCTCCTGCTGTGCGTGCGGTGCAGCAGTGGGTGGTGCAAAATGTGTTGGCACTAATAAAAGGGGAGAGCCAATGA
- a CDS encoding leucine-rich repeat domain-containing protein encodes MKKIIALIVAIIFSQKCSALSLPNNITLSLNTIPEETINKFISYTNRYFEKERAMEFPDIIVSELASEEFASSELELWQIYALAHHVDYPVTAHICARYHLNHTQGLPLEKRLQAPFNLPSDTIRKHYFLMTKDPSVMTYTDSNGTTKTLSLNLLEYIYVRRLEINNSILELNSFFLADISGIEVCLDDPLALVFDFSDNLLKKIPEGISCAKQVTAINLANNKLTALPQGICLLPNLEKLDISNNQITELPENIGNLSSLWRFDADRNNLTKLPESISDLENLHWLSLKNNNLTHLPSDLCRLEKLEKLYVNGNKIKRLPDTISWIERLRIFDAQDNPLERLPKDLTRLKKIPLLKLGALHQT; translated from the coding sequence ATGAAAAAAATCATAGCGCTGATTGTTGCGATTATTTTCAGTCAAAAATGCTCAGCTCTTTCGCTTCCCAACAATATTACTCTTTCACTTAACACAATTCCGGAAGAAACTATCAACAAATTTATCTCGTACACCAACCGCTACTTTGAAAAAGAACGCGCAATGGAATTTCCAGATATTATTGTAAGTGAACTAGCATCTGAAGAGTTCGCCTCAAGTGAGCTTGAACTTTGGCAAATCTATGCCCTTGCCCACCACGTTGATTATCCCGTTACCGCACACATCTGCGCACGCTACCATCTCAATCATACGCAGGGCTTACCTCTTGAAAAACGGTTACAAGCTCCTTTCAATTTACCATCAGACACTATTCGCAAGCATTATTTTTTAATGACTAAAGACCCTTCCGTTATGACTTATACTGACTCAAATGGAACTACTAAAACATTGAGTTTGAATCTCTTGGAATATATTTATGTCCGTCGACTTGAAATCAATAATTCCATTCTTGAGCTTAATAGTTTTTTTTTAGCCGATATTTCAGGAATTGAAGTATGCCTTGACGATCCACTTGCACTTGTTTTTGATTTTAGTGATAATCTTTTGAAAAAAATTCCAGAAGGAATATCATGCGCCAAACAAGTAACCGCCATTAATCTTGCCAATAATAAGCTCACCGCACTGCCTCAAGGCATATGCTTGCTACCAAATCTTGAAAAACTTGATATCAGCAATAATCAAATTACCGAACTGCCAGAAAATATAGGCAACCTCTCTTCGCTGTGGCGCTTTGATGCTGACCGTAACAACTTAACAAAGCTACCCGAAAGCATTAGTGATTTAGAAAACTTGCACTGGCTATCACTCAAAAATAATAACCTCACACACTTACCAAGCGATTTGTGCAGACTTGAAAAACTCGAAAAATTATACGTAAACGGCAACAAAATCAAGCGCTTACCAGATACTATCAGCTGGATTGAACGTTTACGCATTTTTGATGCACAAGACAATCCTCTAGAACGCTTGCCAAAAGATCTTACGCGCCTAAAAAAGATACCACTTCTCAAACTTGGAGCACTTCATCAGACATAG
- a CDS encoding NTP transferase domain-containing protein codes for MTTVYAGIMAGGTGTRLWPLSDKNRPKQLMPFLNNNSLLDQAIERVMPLVTTPEKIFVVTSAEQEELIKQSVGKKIGFIVSEPEGRNTAPAILLGCYRVYQQNPEAVVIFLPADHFMPEIQAFATIVAKAIAHVEKHNNIALFGLKPRHAAIGYGYIQTNPSENEQDFFSVVKFHEKPSAALAQVYAASDDMLWNMGIFVAKVSTFYKSLKCVRPCLI; via the coding sequence ATGACAACCGTGTATGCCGGTATCATGGCTGGTGGCACAGGTACTCGTTTGTGGCCATTGAGTGATAAAAATAGACCTAAGCAGCTCATGCCTTTTTTAAATAACAACTCGTTGCTTGACCAAGCAATTGAGCGCGTTATGCCGCTGGTTACCACACCAGAAAAAATTTTTGTGGTTACCAGTGCCGAGCAAGAGGAATTAATTAAGCAGTCTGTTGGTAAAAAAATTGGTTTTATTGTTAGCGAGCCAGAAGGGCGCAATACTGCGCCAGCAATTTTGTTGGGCTGCTACCGAGTTTATCAACAAAATCCTGAGGCTGTTGTTATATTTCTGCCGGCAGACCATTTTATGCCCGAAATTCAGGCATTTGCTACTATTGTTGCCAAAGCCATTGCGCATGTTGAGAAGCATAACAATATCGCTCTATTTGGGCTTAAGCCCCGCCATGCAGCGATCGGCTATGGGTACATTCAAACTAATCCATCAGAAAATGAACAAGATTTTTTTTCTGTTGTAAAATTTCACGAAAAACCATCTGCTGCTCTTGCGCAAGTGTATGCCGCGAGTGATGATATGTTATGGAATATGGGTATTTTTGTTGCCAAGGTATCAACTTTTTACAAGAGTTTAAAATGTGTGCGCCCATGCTTGATCTGA
- a CDS encoding glycosyltransferase family 39 protein → MRTRLLLFFCTVFFVGCSYFLYQQVPAGLQAHHDIDSKAYVYHGKLFAEENMLVKSEHTPYYTLGYPLIIGFLYKIFGQANAALICLQLLLSLLSGWLLFVLAGRFFNHTIALATCVLFVINLGYLTFTQFILTEIFLSFFLLLFFERFTLFLQNYQQRPLMQSGLALGLSMLIKPAAALYFVVPVSFIFFVLLKKRVSVQVTIQLMSFFVLCFCVPVLMHMAHNKYAFGNFRLTELNDINLYFWFYPNVRAQQYGTTSDYERVMLQKHAQKEGGMQEIKNQFFDEMKDNFKLFVYVWFANVAKTFCGLFTTNLKVLLNEKVHGGDISFFKMKGSWLQKAHRYIIAGANTWWLRAIAYYEAVLLPLRYLLCLIALIFMFVQQRYVLFYFFISYIAYFSMITGHDGCARFRMMFEFLLIMLSAAGLFIVWMYATRKPVKKSARKKV, encoded by the coding sequence ATGAGAACGCGCTTACTATTATTTTTTTGTACAGTTTTTTTTGTTGGATGTTCTTACTTTTTATATCAGCAGGTGCCGGCGGGTTTGCAAGCGCATCACGATATTGATTCTAAGGCTTATGTGTATCATGGTAAGCTTTTTGCTGAAGAAAATATGTTGGTAAAAAGTGAGCATACGCCGTACTATACGCTTGGCTATCCTCTCATTATTGGCTTTTTATACAAAATTTTTGGGCAAGCAAATGCTGCATTGATTTGCTTGCAATTATTACTTTCATTGCTTTCAGGCTGGTTGCTTTTTGTCTTGGCGGGGCGTTTTTTCAATCACACAATTGCCTTGGCCACGTGTGTGCTTTTTGTGATCAATCTTGGGTATTTAACGTTTACTCAATTTATTTTGACTGAAATTTTTTTGTCATTTTTTTTGCTGCTTTTTTTTGAGCGATTTACGCTCTTTTTACAAAATTATCAGCAGCGGCCATTAATGCAGAGTGGTCTTGCGCTGGGCCTTTCGATGCTTATTAAGCCAGCAGCTGCGCTATATTTTGTTGTTCCTGTGTCGTTTATTTTTTTTGTATTATTAAAAAAACGTGTTTCAGTGCAAGTAACTATCCAGTTGATGAGTTTTTTTGTTTTATGTTTTTGTGTGCCGGTTTTGATGCACATGGCTCATAATAAGTATGCGTTTGGTAATTTTCGTTTGACTGAATTGAATGATATTAATCTTTATTTTTGGTTTTATCCAAATGTGCGTGCCCAGCAATATGGCACAACGTCAGATTATGAGCGTGTTATGTTACAAAAACATGCGCAAAAAGAAGGTGGCATGCAAGAGATTAAAAATCAATTTTTTGACGAGATGAAAGATAATTTTAAACTCTTTGTGTACGTTTGGTTTGCCAATGTTGCCAAGACATTCTGCGGTCTTTTTACAACCAATTTAAAAGTCTTGCTTAATGAAAAAGTGCATGGTGGGGACATTTCATTTTTTAAGATGAAGGGCTCATGGCTGCAAAAAGCACATCGGTATATTATTGCCGGGGCCAATACGTGGTGGCTTCGTGCTATTGCGTATTATGAGGCTGTTTTGTTGCCGTTGCGCTATCTTTTGTGTTTGATAGCACTGATATTTATGTTTGTTCAGCAACGATATGTGCTCTTTTACTTTTTTATTTCGTATATTGCTTATTTTTCGATGATTACCGGGCATGATGGTTGCGCGCGTTTTCGTATGATGTTTGAGTTTTTACTCATCATGCTGAGCGCTGCCGGCTTGTTTATTGTGTGGATGTATGCAACGCGTAAGCCCGTGAAAAAATCAGCACGGAAAAAAGTATGA
- a CDS encoding glycosyltransferase family 39 protein: protein MNKKHWYALVIFIIVFCVGALPVDKIWYREDDLGQIINGLVFSKEDALRVIKADEREFIVPMNYRRSKPNVIAGFLRPLKHFFFTAIYVLFGLEPKAYYIAHVIVHALNAALLFYLFSQWLSLWLSFLGGLMFGLYPDVAWLAWLATFHNSLATFFLLLSALLFCFFWQRHGSWWYYFFSGISFLLSLLARENGIFFPFWLFLGMGLYALEDRGWWRSVWYAVCMTWIFFVVHFVYVLWRLWAFGIGTLERTFNNLLIRMPFLASLIQNKGAVLLPVTTSTSVIANIVSTVPPSPVIEPSWYAVLTSKLDYFFTKFFAWSSCLFVLNDKRHLLILMLWGLVVLFCAFAYKNHKKLLFFFIVGFWCFAWQGVMAYPCARYLETAYPVVVTIVVVGIPLLNARKFLYGQYAILLVSFGIVFSIYRGTLLNMKALRIAGQSTHELKQRYEPFFLHNQLNPKSRYIFFSSPFVSDIQSIVQYFLHDLNVQVAFELFSSLAELGVFGCDRDYKVVGVSYQIVPIPGGFRLVSDDPQHCAWWMQFSNHPLQWNARDFGYEWRA, encoded by the coding sequence ATGAACAAAAAACATTGGTATGCGCTAGTTATTTTTATTATTGTTTTTTGTGTTGGGGCTTTGCCTGTCGATAAAATTTGGTATCGTGAAGATGATTTGGGACAAATTATTAATGGCCTTGTTTTTTCAAAAGAAGATGCATTGCGCGTTATTAAAGCTGATGAGCGTGAGTTTATTGTTCCTATGAATTATCGCCGCTCAAAGCCAAATGTGATTGCTGGTTTTTTGCGGCCTTTAAAACATTTTTTCTTTACCGCTATTTATGTGCTGTTTGGTCTTGAACCAAAAGCTTATTATATCGCACACGTAATTGTTCATGCACTTAATGCGGCCTTATTATTTTATCTCTTTTCGCAATGGCTTTCGTTATGGCTTTCTTTTTTGGGTGGGCTGATGTTTGGGCTTTATCCCGATGTTGCCTGGCTTGCTTGGCTGGCAACGTTTCATAATTCGCTCGCTACTTTTTTCCTGCTTCTTTCTGCGCTGCTGTTTTGCTTCTTTTGGCAGCGGCATGGGAGTTGGTGGTATTATTTTTTTTCAGGAATTAGTTTTTTACTTTCGTTGTTGGCTCGTGAAAATGGCATATTTTTCCCTTTTTGGTTATTTCTTGGCATGGGCTTGTATGCACTTGAAGACCGTGGTTGGTGGCGTTCAGTTTGGTATGCCGTGTGTATGACATGGATTTTTTTTGTGGTCCATTTTGTGTATGTTCTTTGGCGCTTGTGGGCATTTGGCATTGGTACGCTTGAACGAACGTTCAATAATCTATTAATCAGAATGCCTTTTCTTGCTTCTTTGATTCAAAACAAAGGTGCTGTTTTGTTGCCGGTAACAACATCGACTTCTGTGATAGCAAATATTGTTTCTACGGTTCCACCATCGCCCGTGATAGAACCGAGTTGGTATGCGGTTTTAACGAGTAAATTGGATTATTTTTTTACTAAATTTTTTGCGTGGAGTAGTTGTCTCTTTGTTCTTAATGACAAGCGACATCTCTTGATTTTGATGTTGTGGGGTCTGGTAGTTTTGTTTTGTGCATTTGCGTATAAAAATCACAAAAAGCTTTTATTCTTTTTTATCGTTGGTTTTTGGTGTTTTGCGTGGCAAGGCGTTATGGCTTATCCCTGTGCTCGTTATCTTGAAACAGCGTATCCGGTAGTGGTGACGATTGTGGTGGTAGGCATACCGTTGCTCAATGCGCGCAAATTTTTGTACGGTCAGTATGCCATTTTATTGGTGAGTTTTGGGATCGTTTTTTCAATATACCGCGGTACGCTGCTCAACATGAAAGCTTTGCGCATTGCAGGGCAGTCTACGCATGAACTTAAACAGCGCTACGAACCATTTTTTCTGCATAATCAACTCAATCCCAAATCGCGCTATATTTTCTTTAGCTCGCCTTTTGTTTCAGATATTCAAAGCATTGTGCAATATTTTTTGCATGATTTGAATGTTCAGGTTGCCTTTGAGCTCTTTTCGTCATTGGCTGAATTAGGCGTTTTTGGTTGTGATCGTGACTACAAAGTTGTTGGCGTAAGTTATCAAATTGTGCCCATACCTGGCGGCTTTCGTTTAGTTTCAGATGATCCGCAGCATTGTGCGTGGTGGATGCAATTTTCCAACCATCCGTTACAGTGGAATGCGCGCGATTTTGGTTATGAGTGGCGTGCGTAG
- a CDS encoding NAD(P)/FAD-dependent oxidoreductase, producing MSGKKNKALIIGAGPAGLTAGIELLKTGTFEATVLERENVIGGLACTTEYRGCRYDIGPHHFITSSEKIEKWWKDLMQGDFLEHKRFTRIYYNNHFFNYPLEPLNVLEGLSLWECFICMLSYIRYRLFPIKKVKSFQDWVTNKFGYRLFSIFFKTYTEKVWGIECSQISSDWAAQRISGFSLSKAIYFAFFGRFYKKNKPRTIRDDFYYPSKGAGTLWEKAAGWLQSFDGGQVLLNQEVISLEHDGKKIIAVHAQDRRSASGVKALACHQADYFFSTMPLRTLIRSLDPLPSGDIIRAANALQYRGLITINLIVNKESICPDHWLYVHEKKVKMGRIGNMNNFSMDMVDNPAHTALSLEYFAFVGEAFWLLSDQELVEIAKKELEAIGLVKAHEVLDGMVMKTAEAYPLYDEHYKEHLGLVLNYLGTFSNLELMGRNGLHRYNNMDIAMLSAMSAVDKVLEKEKSAVHPVDAATMPSAL from the coding sequence GTGAGTGGAAAAAAAAATAAAGCGCTGATTATTGGTGCGGGTCCGGCAGGCTTGACTGCTGGCATTGAACTTCTTAAAACAGGTACTTTTGAGGCAACCGTCTTAGAACGTGAAAACGTTATTGGAGGGCTTGCTTGTACTACTGAATATCGTGGCTGTCGGTATGATATTGGACCGCATCATTTTATCACAAGCTCTGAAAAAATTGAAAAATGGTGGAAAGATTTGATGCAGGGTGATTTTCTTGAGCATAAGCGTTTTACCCGCATTTATTATAACAACCATTTTTTTAACTATCCACTTGAACCACTCAATGTTTTAGAAGGACTTAGTTTGTGGGAATGTTTTATTTGTATGCTCAGTTACATTCGCTATCGTTTGTTTCCCATAAAAAAAGTGAAATCATTTCAAGATTGGGTTACCAATAAATTTGGCTACCGACTCTTCAGTATTTTTTTTAAGACGTACACAGAAAAAGTTTGGGGCATTGAATGTTCTCAAATTTCCTCAGATTGGGCCGCACAACGTATTAGTGGCTTTTCTCTTTCCAAAGCAATATATTTTGCTTTTTTTGGGCGCTTTTATAAAAAAAATAAACCACGAACCATTCGCGATGATTTTTATTATCCATCAAAAGGTGCTGGTACCTTGTGGGAAAAAGCAGCTGGCTGGCTACAAAGTTTTGATGGTGGGCAAGTGCTGCTCAATCAAGAAGTGATTTCGTTGGAACACGATGGCAAAAAAATTATTGCGGTGCATGCGCAAGACAGGCGTTCTGCGAGCGGGGTTAAAGCGTTGGCATGTCATCAAGCTGATTATTTTTTTTCAACTATGCCTTTAAGAACGCTTATTAGGTCGCTTGATCCGCTGCCATCAGGAGATATTATTCGTGCGGCAAATGCTTTGCAGTATCGGGGTTTGATTACCATTAATTTAATTGTGAACAAAGAATCTATCTGTCCTGATCATTGGCTTTATGTTCATGAAAAAAAAGTTAAAATGGGTCGCATTGGTAACATGAACAATTTTTCTATGGACATGGTTGATAATCCTGCTCACACTGCCTTGAGTTTGGAATATTTTGCATTTGTTGGCGAGGCCTTTTGGTTACTTTCAGATCAGGAATTAGTTGAAATAGCAAAAAAAGAGCTTGAAGCAATTGGCTTGGTAAAAGCACATGAAGTGTTGGACGGCATGGTAATGAAGACGGCCGAGGCATATCCCCTCTACGATGAGCACTATAAAGAACATTTGGGTCTCGTTCTTAATTATTTAGGAACTTTTTCCAATCTTGAGCTCATGGGGCGTAATGGTTTACATCGTTATAATAACATGGACATTGCAATGCTCTCGGCCATGTCTGCCGTTGACAAAGTGCTTGAAAAAGAAAAAAGTGCTGTACATCCAGTTGATGCAGCGACTATGCCAAGCGCACTATAA